The following are encoded together in the Naumannella cuiyingiana genome:
- a CDS encoding ABC transporter substrate-binding protein — MPTHPIGTLSRRRLLGTGLATAAAAGLLAACGGGPTPATPAGPATEGPWRWTDGVGQQIELPSRPTRIAAYGDAAVALINFGIRPTQIFHFVDPAQDPSFEGVDIGGIEIVGTTYGQLNIEAMAAAGIELVITLAYAQNDPDNLYYFNDTAQLDQVRQLAPVIAIKQTGSAPEVITATEQLAVALGADPDSELITTARADFDAAGRELTEAAKSGLSVTTLYAEDSGLYFAKAPDEPSLAYYADLGVNFVEIGGDQYYWHQVSWENADTYPSDVVLYSMRDSYPPEKLMQQPAFARLPAAAAGQLHPWKLVAMDYASQARYMREFAGWLSSDRSVT, encoded by the coding sequence ATGCCCACTCATCCGATCGGTACGCTGTCGCGCCGGCGACTGCTGGGCACGGGCCTGGCCACCGCCGCGGCGGCGGGCCTGCTCGCGGCCTGCGGCGGCGGACCGACGCCGGCGACGCCCGCCGGCCCGGCGACCGAGGGCCCGTGGCGCTGGACGGACGGCGTGGGACAGCAGATCGAACTGCCGAGCCGGCCGACCCGGATCGCCGCCTACGGCGATGCCGCAGTCGCTCTGATCAACTTCGGCATTCGGCCGACCCAGATCTTCCACTTCGTCGACCCGGCCCAGGACCCGAGCTTCGAGGGCGTCGACATCGGCGGGATCGAGATCGTCGGCACGACCTACGGGCAGCTCAACATCGAGGCGATGGCCGCGGCCGGCATCGAGCTGGTGATCACGCTGGCGTACGCACAGAACGATCCGGACAATCTCTACTACTTCAACGACACCGCACAGTTGGACCAGGTACGCCAGCTCGCGCCGGTGATCGCGATCAAGCAGACCGGCAGCGCACCCGAGGTGATCACCGCCACCGAGCAGCTCGCGGTCGCGCTCGGAGCCGATCCGGACAGCGAGTTGATCACCACAGCCAGGGCGGACTTCGACGCGGCGGGTCGCGAACTGACCGAGGCCGCGAAGAGCGGGCTCTCGGTGACCACGCTCTATGCCGAGGATTCCGGGCTCTACTTCGCCAAGGCGCCGGACGAGCCCTCGCTGGCCTATTACGCCGACCTCGGGGTGAACTTCGTCGAGATCGGCGGCGACCAGTACTACTGGCACCAGGTGAGCTGGGAGAACGCCGACACCTACCCGTCGGATGTCGTGCTCTACTCGATGCGCGACTCCTATCCGCCGGAGAAGCTGATGCAGCAGCCCGCCTTCGCGCGGTTGCCCGCCGCCGCGGCCGGCCAACTGCACCCGTGGAAACTGGTGGCGATGGATTACGCCTCCCAGGCCCGCTACATGCGCGAGTTCGCCGGCTGGCTGAGCTCCGACCGCTCGGTCACCTGA
- a CDS encoding iron chelate uptake ABC transporter family permease subunit has translation MSTGTLARPDARRPGSQPVSLRLGPMSWQVPIRAGMVALGGLIVAAILFVLDLGLGDYPIAPTDVVITLLGGGTPAQSFIINGLRLPQASVAVLVGAALGLSGALTQTFARNPLASPDILGITNGASAGAVSVIILAGTAGYGGGIVSGLLQTVGVPVAAFVGGIGTAALLYVLAWRGGVDGGRLVLIGIGIGAFMTAIVSWLLATAQIEDAASAAIWLNGSLNGRGWEQALPVAASLLVFVPASLILIRSLNAMQLGDDSARGLGVRLQTTQLLMLVCAVGLAAVAVSAVGPLNFVAFVVPQIALRLTGGSRPPMLAAMTFGAALVLGADLISRVVIPLGLPAGMITAVLGAPYLLWLLLRSNRRISA, from the coding sequence GTGAGCACCGGTACGCTCGCGCGGCCGGATGCCCGACGCCCCGGCAGCCAGCCCGTCTCGCTGCGACTCGGACCGATGTCGTGGCAGGTGCCCATTCGCGCCGGGATGGTCGCGCTCGGTGGCCTGATCGTTGCCGCGATCTTGTTCGTGCTGGATCTCGGCCTGGGCGACTATCCGATCGCACCGACCGATGTGGTGATCACGCTCCTCGGCGGTGGTACGCCGGCGCAGAGCTTCATCATCAACGGCCTGCGGCTGCCGCAGGCCAGCGTCGCGGTGCTGGTCGGCGCCGCGCTGGGGCTGTCGGGCGCGCTGACCCAGACCTTCGCCCGCAATCCGCTGGCCAGCCCCGACATCCTCGGGATCACCAACGGGGCCTCGGCGGGCGCGGTAAGCGTGATCATCCTCGCCGGTACCGCGGGCTACGGCGGCGGCATCGTCTCGGGCCTGTTGCAGACCGTCGGCGTACCGGTTGCCGCCTTCGTCGGCGGTATCGGCACCGCGGCGCTGCTCTACGTCCTGGCCTGGCGCGGCGGCGTCGACGGTGGCCGGCTGGTGCTGATCGGCATCGGCATCGGCGCCTTCATGACGGCCATCGTGTCGTGGTTGTTGGCGACCGCCCAGATCGAGGATGCGGCCAGCGCCGCGATCTGGTTGAACGGCTCCCTGAATGGGCGCGGCTGGGAGCAGGCGCTGCCGGTGGCCGCGTCGTTGCTGGTGTTCGTGCCCGCCTCGCTGATCCTGATCCGCTCGCTGAATGCGATGCAGCTCGGCGACGACTCCGCCCGCGGGCTCGGGGTGCGGCTGCAGACGACGCAATTGCTGATGCTCGTCTGCGCGGTCGGGCTGGCCGCGGTCGCCGTATCGGCGGTGGGACCGTTGAACTTCGTCGCGTTCGTCGTGCCGCAGATCGCCCTGCGGCTGACCGGAGGATCACGGCCGCCAATGCTCGCGGCGATGACCTTCGGTGCGGCACTGGTGCTCGGTGCCGACCTGATCAGCCGCGTGGTGATCCCGCTCGGCCTGCCGGCCGGCATGATCACCGCCGTCCTCGGCGCCCCCTATCTGTTGTGGTTGTTGTTGCGTTCGAATCGGAGGATCTCCGCATGA
- a CDS encoding ABC transporter ATP-binding protein has translation MSSRLRAEGLVVGYGQQPVINGLDIEIGDGMITAIIGPNGCGKSTLLRTLARILKPAAGRVLLDDRPIESYAPRAVSQLMSILPQSPIAPEGLLVRDLVGRGRHPHQRWFSQWSREDEAAVEAALAMTDMGELRDRALDQLSGGQRQRAWLAMTLAQETDLVLLDEPTTYLDLAHQVDVLELVCRLNAERGRTVAMVLHDLNLAVRYAHRIVIMADGAIVAQGTPAEVFDAEMLRRVFGLDAEVIAVGRDGLPVVVPKTSIHDATGAPVREPVTAYATL, from the coding sequence ATGAGCTCACGTCTGCGCGCCGAGGGCCTGGTCGTCGGCTACGGCCAGCAACCGGTGATCAACGGTCTCGACATCGAGATCGGTGACGGCATGATCACCGCAATCATCGGTCCGAACGGGTGCGGCAAGTCGACCCTGCTGCGGACCCTGGCCCGGATCCTGAAACCGGCCGCCGGTCGGGTGCTGCTCGATGATCGGCCGATCGAGTCCTATGCCCCGCGTGCCGTGTCGCAGCTGATGTCGATCCTGCCGCAGTCGCCGATCGCGCCCGAGGGGCTGCTGGTCCGCGACCTGGTCGGCCGCGGCCGGCATCCGCACCAGCGCTGGTTCAGCCAGTGGTCGCGCGAGGACGAGGCCGCGGTCGAGGCGGCACTGGCGATGACCGACATGGGCGAGCTGCGTGATCGGGCACTGGATCAACTGTCCGGTGGCCAGCGGCAGCGCGCCTGGCTGGCGATGACGCTCGCCCAGGAGACCGATCTGGTACTGCTGGACGAGCCGACCACCTATCTTGATCTTGCCCATCAGGTCGACGTGTTGGAGCTGGTCTGCCGGCTGAATGCCGAGCGCGGGCGTACCGTCGCGATGGTGTTGCACGACCTGAACCTGGCGGTGCGCTATGCCCACCGGATCGTGATCATGGCCGACGGCGCGATCGTCGCCCAGGGCACACCCGCCGAGGTATTCGACGCCGAGATGCTGCGCCGGGTGTTCGGGCTGGATGCCGAGGTGATCGCCGTCGGCCGCGACGGGCTGCCGGTGGTGGTGCCCAAGACGTCGATCCATGACGCGACCGGCGCTCCCGTCCGGGAACCGGTAACCGCGTACGCCACCCTCTGA
- a CDS encoding iron chelate uptake ABC transporter family permease subunit, with the protein MTTTQRVPPSTEAPPRRGSVLGLTLLVVLAVGAALASLAIGSRDIPIGEVLGALLYPDGSDISTIVNGLRVPRTALGLLAGAALGLAGALMQGHTRNPLADPGLLGVNAGAAFAVVIGVFAFGVTSLAGYAWFALAGAGLAAAAVFAIGSSRGGPNPVSLVLAGAAVSALLIACTQAVVLTDRATLNQWRFWQVGSVANRGLDVVAQVAPFLVAGAVLAAISSRSLNLLQLGDDVARSLGIRPTRAKVIGIAAVMLLVGATTAACGPISFVGLVVPHLARFLAGVDYRWILVYSTLLGAILVTAGDILGRLMVRPAELQVGIVMALIGGPVFVLLVRRARLVKL; encoded by the coding sequence GTGACCACCACCCAGCGCGTACCGCCGAGCACGGAGGCCCCGCCGCGGCGCGGGTCGGTGCTCGGGCTGACGCTGCTGGTCGTGCTCGCGGTCGGCGCCGCACTCGCCAGCCTCGCCATCGGCAGCCGCGACATCCCGATCGGCGAGGTGCTCGGGGCATTGCTGTACCCGGACGGCTCGGACATCTCGACGATCGTCAACGGGCTGCGGGTCCCGCGTACCGCGCTCGGCCTGCTCGCGGGCGCGGCCCTCGGTCTGGCGGGCGCACTGATGCAGGGCCACACCCGCAATCCGCTGGCCGACCCCGGCCTGCTGGGCGTGAACGCCGGTGCGGCCTTCGCGGTCGTGATCGGCGTGTTCGCGTTCGGCGTCACCTCGCTGGCCGGGTACGCCTGGTTCGCCCTGGCCGGCGCGGGCCTGGCCGCTGCCGCGGTGTTCGCCATCGGTTCGAGCCGCGGGGGCCCGAACCCGGTCTCGCTGGTCCTCGCCGGCGCGGCCGTCTCCGCGTTGTTGATCGCCTGCACCCAGGCCGTCGTGCTGACCGACCGGGCGACCCTGAACCAGTGGCGGTTCTGGCAGGTCGGCTCGGTCGCCAACCGCGGCCTCGACGTGGTCGCGCAGGTGGCGCCGTTCCTGGTCGCGGGCGCGGTGCTCGCCGCGATCAGCTCGCGAAGCCTGAACCTGCTGCAACTCGGCGACGACGTCGCCCGCTCGCTCGGCATCCGGCCCACGCGGGCCAAGGTGATCGGCATCGCCGCGGTGATGCTGCTGGTCGGCGCGACCACCGCGGCCTGCGGCCCGATCTCCTTCGTCGGGCTGGTCGTCCCCCACCTCGCGCGCTTCCTGGCCGGCGTCGACTATCGCTGGATCCTCGTCTACTCGACCCTGCTCGGCGCCATCCTGGTCACGGCCGGCGACATCCTCGGCCGGCTGATGGTCCGGCCCGCCGAGCTACAGGTCGGCATCGTGATGGCCCTGATCGGCGGGCCGGTCTTCGTGCTGCTGGTCCGGCGCGCCCGGTTGGTGAAACTGTGA
- the tcuA gene encoding FAD-dependent tricarballylate dehydrogenase TcuA, translating to MSAPAGDGVYALRYAWRTASVRGEHFYGHPADCMGPWPIDYYTWAIVRGDRAIVVDTGFTAAEAARRGDRPYVASPVELLGRLGLGPEQVSDVVLSHLHYDHTGHLDAYPAATLHVQRDELDFWRGPMARRGAYAHLLHPGDLARLGELEAAGRVRVHAGDARLDDRVSLHLVGGHTAGTQVVRVATDAGPVVLASDASHFYANLDEDHPYGVVHELPRMYLAFDRLRELAGDDGVIVPGHDPRVPDRHPAVPGTDDAVFSLTPHPPPVNPPTRERRNRMSQQVETAAQPTTEDRAVADRAEPIEADAIEADVIVVGGGNAGFSAAHAAAERGRRVLLLERGTREESGGNSFYTAGATRIPHDGMTDLRDLVEPDERHAVSEVPPYSREEYAADLAKVTEGRGDPELAAVLVADALDAVRWLHGLGVKYRLMYERQAFQRPDGSYLFWGGLHVGNVGGGEGLIADHTAVARRLGIDVRYGVHVTDLIVTAGRVVGVRGTADGAELTARAESVIIAAGGFEANPQWRERYLGPGWSHAVVRGTPNNTGDLIAAALDLGAARGGDWSTCHSVQWDAGHPENASNRELTNRLTRQSYPFGILVNRDGLRFLDEGADFRNYTYAKYGREILAQPGSVAYQIFDATLRPMLRAEEYEMPGVTEVVADTIEELAGRIGVPAEALARTVGEFNASIDRSVPFDPTIKDGRSAAVRPPKSNWAAPIETGPFYAYPVTCGITFTFGGLRGDLDGRVLDESGVPIPGLYACGEALGGLFSVNYPGGSGLAAGMVFGRRAGRIA from the coding sequence GTGGGCGATCGTGCGTGGCGACCGGGCGATCGTGGTGGACACCGGCTTCACCGCCGCCGAGGCGGCCAGGCGCGGCGACCGGCCCTATGTGGCCAGCCCGGTCGAACTGCTCGGCCGCCTCGGCCTCGGCCCCGAACAGGTGAGCGATGTGGTGCTCAGCCACCTGCACTACGACCACACCGGCCACCTCGACGCCTACCCGGCGGCCACCCTGCATGTGCAGCGCGACGAGCTCGACTTCTGGCGCGGGCCGATGGCGCGGCGCGGGGCGTACGCACACCTGCTGCACCCCGGCGACCTGGCCCGGCTCGGCGAGCTGGAGGCCGCCGGCCGGGTCCGCGTCCACGCGGGCGACGCCCGGCTCGACGACCGGGTCTCGCTGCACCTGGTCGGCGGACACACCGCCGGTACCCAGGTCGTGCGCGTCGCGACCGACGCCGGGCCGGTCGTGCTGGCCAGCGACGCCAGCCACTTCTACGCCAATCTCGACGAGGACCACCCCTACGGCGTCGTGCACGAGCTGCCGCGGATGTATCTCGCCTTCGACCGGCTGCGCGAGCTCGCCGGAGACGACGGCGTGATCGTGCCCGGGCACGACCCGCGGGTGCCCGACCGGCACCCGGCCGTGCCCGGCACCGACGACGCCGTGTTCTCGCTGACCCCCCACCCCCCACCCGTGAACCCCCCCACCCGTGAACGAAGGAACCGCATGAGCCAGCAGGTCGAGACCGCCGCGCAACCGACCACCGAGGATCGTGCCGTCGCGGATCGGGCCGAGCCGATCGAGGCGGACGCGATCGAGGCGGACGTGATCGTGGTCGGCGGCGGGAACGCCGGCTTCTCCGCCGCCCACGCCGCCGCCGAACGCGGCCGCCGGGTGCTGTTGCTGGAGCGCGGTACGCGCGAGGAGTCCGGCGGCAACAGCTTCTACACCGCCGGCGCCACCCGGATCCCGCACGACGGCATGACCGATCTGCGCGACCTGGTCGAGCCCGACGAGCGGCACGCCGTCAGCGAGGTGCCGCCCTACAGCCGCGAGGAGTACGCCGCCGACCTGGCCAAGGTGACCGAGGGGCGCGGCGACCCCGAGCTGGCGGCCGTGCTGGTCGCCGACGCGCTGGATGCCGTCCGCTGGCTGCACGGACTCGGCGTGAAGTACCGGCTGATGTATGAGCGGCAGGCCTTCCAGCGCCCCGACGGGAGCTACCTGTTCTGGGGCGGCCTGCATGTGGGCAATGTCGGCGGCGGGGAGGGCCTGATCGCCGACCACACGGCCGTCGCGCGGCGCCTCGGCATCGACGTGCGCTACGGCGTACACGTCACCGACCTGATCGTCACCGCCGGCCGGGTGGTCGGCGTACGCGGCACCGCGGACGGGGCCGAGCTGACCGCGCGGGCCGAGTCGGTGATCATCGCCGCCGGCGGCTTCGAGGCGAACCCGCAGTGGCGCGAGCGCTACCTGGGCCCGGGCTGGTCGCACGCCGTGGTGCGCGGTACGCCGAACAACACCGGCGACCTGATCGCCGCCGCCCTCGACCTCGGCGCCGCACGCGGCGGCGACTGGTCGACCTGCCACAGCGTGCAGTGGGACGCCGGCCACCCCGAGAACGCGTCCAACCGCGAGCTGACCAACCGGCTCACCCGGCAGAGCTACCCGTTCGGCATCCTGGTCAACCGCGACGGCCTGCGGTTCCTCGACGAGGGCGCGGACTTCCGCAACTACACCTACGCCAAGTACGGCCGGGAGATCCTTGCCCAGCCGGGCTCCGTGGCGTACCAGATCTTCGACGCGACGCTGCGCCCGATGCTGCGGGCGGAGGAGTACGAGATGCCCGGGGTGACCGAGGTGGTCGCCGACACGATCGAGGAGCTGGCCGGGCGGATCGGCGTACCGGCCGAGGCGCTGGCGCGGACGGTGGGCGAGTTCAACGCCTCGATCGACCGCTCGGTGCCGTTCGACCCGACGATCAAGGACGGCCGGTCCGCGGCGGTGCGCCCGCCGAAGAGCAACTGGGCCGCGCCGATCGAGACCGGCCCGTTCTACGCCTACCCGGTGACCTGCGGGATCACGTTCACCTTCGGCGGCCTGCGCGGCGACCTGGACGGCCGCGTGCTGGACGAGTCGGGCGTACCGATCCCGGGGCTGTACGCCTGCGGCGAGGCGCTCGGCGGGCTGTTCAGCGTGAACTACCCCGGCGGGTCGGGCCTGGCGGCGGGGATGGTGTTCGGGCGGCGCGCGGGCCGGATCGCCTGA
- the clpB gene encoding ATP-dependent chaperone ClpB, whose amino-acid sequence MDTEKLTTKSRDAVSTALRLALTNGNPSAEPVHLLHALLMVPENNVGPLLEAVGADPKTVDAQAEAAIKKLPAASGSSVSQPQLSGGFARVLADAEVRADQFGDKFVTTEHLLLGLSTIESEASSILSRAGAETDALIQAFEQLRGDKRVTSPEAEGSESALEEYGVDLTAQAREGKLDPVIGRDSEIRRAVQVLSRRTKNNPVLIGEPGVGKTAVVEGLAQRIVDLDVPDSLKNRRLIALDLTAMVAGAKYRGEFEERLKAVLNEIKESEGEIITFIDELHTVVGAGASGDGSMDAGNMLKPMLARGELRMIGATTLDEFRERIEKDPALERRFQQVFVGEPSVEDTIAILRGLRERYEAHHKVAITDAALVAAASLSNRYITARQLPDKAIDLVDEAASRLRMEIDSSPEEIDQLRRDVDRMTMQQLALEKENDPASKERLDRLNGELADAQEKLRGLEQRWAAEKEGLNKVGDLRKRIDDLRGEAERAQREGDLGKASELLYGEIPSLQAALEKADADEATHTPMVSEEVGASDIAEVVSAWTGVPVGRMMEGESEKLLNMETRLANRLIGQEKAVKAVSDAVRRSRAGISDPNRPTGSFLFLGPTGVGKTELAKSLAEFLFDDESSMVRIDMSEYSEKHSVSRLVGAPPGYVGYDEGGQLTEAVRRRPYSVVLLDEVEKANPEIFNILLQVLDDGRLTDGQGRTVDFRNVILILTSNLGSQFLADPEMPEDKKHEAVMGVVRQSFRPEFLNRLDEIVMFEPLQASELAKIVDISLERLNKRVADRRITVEADHDARVWLGVNGFDPVYGARPLRRLIQREVEDPLAREVLAGKIMEGSTVTFEVDSGTDTLVMKTDAPHGADAATPDETKRSDELAGDRG is encoded by the coding sequence ATGGACACAGAGAAGCTGACCACCAAGAGCCGTGACGCCGTGTCGACCGCATTGCGGCTCGCACTCACCAACGGCAACCCGAGCGCCGAGCCGGTGCACCTGCTGCACGCGCTGCTGATGGTGCCGGAGAACAATGTGGGCCCGCTGCTGGAGGCCGTCGGCGCGGACCCGAAGACCGTCGACGCGCAGGCGGAGGCGGCGATCAAGAAGCTGCCGGCCGCGTCGGGCAGCTCGGTCAGCCAGCCGCAGCTCTCCGGCGGGTTCGCCCGGGTGCTGGCCGACGCCGAGGTACGCGCGGACCAGTTCGGCGACAAGTTCGTGACCACCGAGCACCTGCTGCTCGGCCTGTCGACCATCGAGTCCGAGGCGTCGTCGATCCTGTCCCGGGCCGGGGCGGAGACCGATGCGCTGATCCAGGCCTTCGAGCAGTTGCGCGGCGACAAGCGCGTGACCAGCCCGGAGGCGGAGGGCTCGGAGTCGGCGCTGGAGGAGTACGGCGTCGACCTGACCGCGCAGGCCCGCGAGGGCAAGCTCGATCCCGTGATCGGCCGGGATTCGGAGATCCGCCGCGCGGTGCAGGTGCTGTCGCGGCGTACCAAGAACAACCCGGTGCTGATCGGCGAGCCCGGCGTGGGCAAGACCGCCGTCGTCGAGGGCCTGGCCCAGCGCATCGTCGATCTCGACGTGCCGGACTCGCTGAAGAACCGCCGACTGATCGCGCTCGACCTGACCGCGATGGTCGCCGGCGCGAAGTACCGCGGCGAGTTCGAGGAGCGGCTGAAGGCCGTGCTGAACGAGATCAAGGAGTCCGAGGGCGAGATCATCACCTTCATCGACGAGCTGCACACCGTCGTCGGCGCGGGCGCCTCGGGCGACGGGTCGATGGACGCCGGCAACATGCTCAAGCCGATGCTGGCCCGCGGCGAGCTGCGGATGATCGGCGCGACCACCCTGGACGAGTTCCGCGAGCGGATCGAGAAGGACCCCGCGCTGGAGCGGCGCTTCCAGCAGGTCTTCGTCGGCGAGCCGAGCGTGGAGGACACCATCGCCATCCTGCGCGGCCTGCGGGAGCGCTACGAGGCGCACCACAAGGTGGCGATCACCGACGCCGCCCTGGTCGCGGCGGCGTCGCTGTCCAACCGCTACATCACCGCGCGCCAGCTTCCGGACAAGGCGATCGACCTGGTCGACGAGGCGGCCTCGCGGCTGCGGATGGAGATCGACTCCTCCCCGGAGGAGATTGATCAACTTCGCCGCGACGTGGACCGGATGACGATGCAGCAGCTCGCGCTGGAGAAGGAGAACGACCCGGCGTCGAAGGAGCGGCTCGACCGGCTGAACGGCGAGCTGGCCGACGCGCAGGAGAAGCTGCGCGGGCTGGAGCAGCGCTGGGCCGCGGAGAAGGAGGGGCTGAACAAGGTCGGCGACCTGCGCAAGCGGATCGACGACCTGCGCGGCGAGGCCGAGCGCGCCCAGCGCGAGGGCGACCTGGGCAAGGCATCCGAGCTGCTCTACGGCGAGATCCCGTCGCTCCAGGCGGCCCTGGAGAAGGCCGATGCCGACGAGGCGACCCATACGCCGATGGTGTCCGAGGAGGTCGGCGCATCCGACATCGCCGAGGTCGTCTCGGCCTGGACCGGCGTACCCGTCGGCCGGATGATGGAGGGCGAGAGCGAGAAGCTGCTCAACATGGAGACCCGGCTGGCGAACCGGCTGATCGGCCAGGAGAAGGCGGTCAAGGCGGTCTCGGATGCGGTACGCCGCTCGCGCGCCGGCATCTCCGACCCGAACCGGCCGACCGGCTCCTTCCTGTTCCTCGGCCCGACCGGCGTCGGCAAGACCGAGCTGGCGAAATCGCTCGCGGAGTTCTTGTTCGACGACGAGTCCTCGATGGTCCGGATCGACATGAGCGAGTACTCCGAGAAGCACTCGGTGTCGCGGCTGGTCGGCGCGCCTCCCGGCTATGTCGGCTACGACGAGGGCGGCCAGCTCACCGAGGCGGTACGCCGCCGCCCGTATTCGGTGGTGTTGCTGGACGAGGTCGAGAAGGCCAATCCGGAGATCTTCAACATCTTGTTGCAGGTGCTCGACGACGGCCGGCTGACCGACGGGCAGGGGCGTACCGTCGACTTCCGGAACGTGATCTTGATCCTCACCTCGAACCTGGGATCGCAGTTCCTGGCCGATCCGGAGATGCCGGAGGACAAGAAGCACGAGGCGGTGATGGGCGTGGTACGCCAGTCCTTCCGCCCCGAGTTCCTGAACCGGCTGGACGAGATCGTGATGTTCGAGCCGCTGCAGGCGAGCGAGCTGGCCAAGATCGTCGACATCAGCCTGGAGCGGCTGAACAAGCGGGTCGCCGACCGCCGGATCACCGTCGAGGCCGATCACGACGCTCGCGTCTGGCTCGGCGTGAACGGCTTCGATCCGGTCTACGGCGCGCGGCCGCTGCGCCGGCTGATTCAGCGCGAGGTGGAGGACCCGCTGGCCCGCGAGGTGCTCGCCGGCAAGATCATGGAGGGCTCGACGGTCACCTTCGAGGTCGACTCCGGCACCGACACGCTGGTGATGAAGACCGACGCCCCGCACGGTGCCGATGCGGCCACGCCGGACGAGACGAAGCGCTCCGACGAGCTGGCGGGTGACCGCGGCTGA
- a CDS encoding fused MFS/spermidine synthase, with protein sequence MTAADDPLVPDGARPGAFTVRVGGASQSYVDPGDPLHLEFEYMQRIADLLDAWAAPLERLRVIHVGGAGMTLARYVAATRPTSPQIVLEPDADLTERVRAELPLPRGSGVKVRAIDGRAGVAAMRAEFADVIINDAFVAGRVPADLTTREYLADARRVLRAAGVLLINVTDRGPFSYARRVAAGAAELFPRVAITAEPPILKGRRFGNLVIIASGAELPVRVLQRKGASAMFPYRVVHGADAERWINRAKPFTDADPGTSPDLVRELGLR encoded by the coding sequence GTGACCGCGGCTGACGACCCGCTCGTTCCGGACGGTGCGCGCCCCGGCGCGTTCACCGTCCGGGTCGGCGGGGCCTCGCAGTCCTATGTGGATCCCGGCGATCCGCTGCACCTGGAGTTCGAGTACATGCAGCGGATCGCCGATCTGCTCGATGCCTGGGCCGCCCCGCTGGAGCGGCTGCGGGTGATCCACGTCGGCGGCGCCGGGATGACCCTCGCCCGCTATGTCGCCGCCACCCGGCCGACGTCGCCGCAGATCGTCCTGGAGCCCGACGCGGACCTGACCGAGCGGGTACGCGCGGAGCTCCCGCTGCCCCGCGGTAGCGGCGTCAAGGTGCGCGCGATCGACGGCCGGGCGGGGGTCGCGGCGATGCGCGCGGAGTTCGCCGATGTGATCATCAACGACGCCTTCGTCGCCGGCCGGGTGCCGGCGGACCTGACCACGCGCGAGTACCTGGCCGACGCGCGGCGAGTGCTGCGCGCCGCCGGCGTGCTGTTGATCAATGTCACCGACCGGGGCCCGTTCTCCTACGCCCGGCGCGTCGCCGCCGGCGCGGCCGAGCTGTTCCCCCGGGTGGCGATCACCGCCGAGCCGCCGATCCTGAAGGGCCGGCGGTTCGGCAACCTGGTGATCATCGCCTCGGGCGCCGAGCTGCCCGTACGGGTGCTGCAGCGCAAGGGCGCGAGCGCGATGTTCCCCTACCGGGTGGTGCACGGCGCCGACGCCGAACGCTGGATCAATCGCGCAAAGCCCTTCACCGACGCCGATCCCGGGACCTCGCCCGACCTGGTCCGCGAGCTGGGACTCAGGTGA
- a CDS encoding GntR family transcriptional regulator produces the protein MATTVYEDIREAILAGGLAPGRSLSENALAAQFGTSRTPVREALHRLEAEMLVERAGRSFRVRATSPEEILDIYEVRITLEGAAARGAAERSTELDRARLRVAADDMRAATGDPRERARLNRVFHEAIWAASHNPTLIDLLHRLNVHLVRYPTTTLEVPERWVAVLDEHERLLEAIDAGDTDRAKTLAEAHIVSAREVRLWMMTRS, from the coding sequence ATGGCGACGACGGTGTATGAGGACATCCGCGAGGCGATCCTGGCCGGCGGGCTCGCGCCGGGACGGTCGCTCTCGGAGAACGCGCTGGCCGCCCAGTTCGGCACCTCCCGCACTCCCGTGCGCGAGGCGTTGCACCGACTGGAGGCCGAGATGCTGGTCGAGCGGGCCGGGCGGAGCTTTCGGGTACGCGCGACCAGCCCCGAGGAGATCCTCGACATCTACGAGGTGCGGATCACGCTGGAGGGCGCGGCAGCGCGGGGCGCCGCGGAGCGCTCGACCGAACTGGATCGGGCGCGGCTGCGGGTCGCGGCCGACGACATGCGCGCCGCGACCGGCGATCCGCGCGAGCGCGCCCGGCTGAACCGGGTGTTCCACGAGGCGATCTGGGCGGCGAGCCACAACCCCACGCTGATCGACCTGCTGCACCGGCTGAACGTGCACCTGGTCCGGTATCCGACGACCACGCTCGAGGTCCCGGAGCGCTGGGTCGCCGTGCTGGACGAGCACGAGCGGCTGCTGGAGGCGATCGACGCCGGTGACACCGACCGGGCGAAGACCCTCGCCGAGGCACACATCGTCAGCGCCCGCGAGGTGCGCCTGTGGATGATGACCCGGTCCTGA